The following are encoded together in the Kribbella voronezhensis genome:
- a CDS encoding conjugal transfer protein has translation MSWWRTLLNLPPKGEHWADQRRTKQSRPKKAGKGRPQNTAPEWWAHPDGPVSPTPRQAQGVAAQYSAPPPDAGGVMAPPRRPQQPPAHRSTTAPGQPAQQGPRPPERLRQRSPHGAHAAPMPLQAPLEPNQTPWSTEPESSFSTWARRFFRGLVVAVLLLAAISGVRSWIRPDNTPSTVVTGQSGYPANEARAIATRFAVSYLNWDEDNPDARPQQLSVDLAAGLDARGGWNGRGKQTANAAYAGEVTVDPGGVAAVVDVRVQVRPFTRSGRNWVGGQYSWRRVSVPVARTASRVVVSGAPTFMPDDRAALPDNMPEAAAPDDDLTAATLKDAEAFFSAYAESDTKVAAVTAPGVTIRSLGGTVKLDQLKDWQVYTGNDDERKATAAVTWDGTGDTTLDQTYTLTLRRTVAVNGAQRWQVAAVG, from the coding sequence ATGAGTTGGTGGCGAACGTTGCTGAATCTGCCGCCAAAAGGTGAGCACTGGGCGGACCAGCGGCGCACGAAGCAGAGCCGTCCGAAGAAGGCGGGCAAAGGACGCCCGCAGAACACCGCACCGGAGTGGTGGGCCCACCCCGATGGACCGGTGTCGCCCACGCCTCGCCAGGCACAGGGCGTAGCGGCGCAGTACAGCGCGCCCCCGCCCGATGCGGGCGGAGTGATGGCGCCTCCTCGGCGACCCCAGCAGCCGCCGGCCCACCGCAGTACGACGGCGCCCGGCCAGCCGGCTCAGCAAGGGCCGCGCCCGCCCGAGCGGCTTCGGCAGAGATCGCCGCACGGTGCGCACGCCGCCCCGATGCCGCTGCAGGCACCCCTCGAGCCGAATCAGACGCCTTGGTCGACCGAGCCGGAATCCTCGTTCTCGACCTGGGCACGACGCTTCTTCCGCGGCTTGGTGGTCGCGGTTCTGTTGCTCGCCGCGATCTCGGGCGTGCGGTCGTGGATCCGGCCCGACAACACCCCTTCGACCGTGGTCACTGGCCAATCCGGCTATCCCGCCAACGAAGCCCGCGCGATCGCGACCCGCTTCGCCGTCTCCTACCTGAACTGGGACGAGGACAACCCGGACGCCCGGCCGCAGCAGCTCAGCGTGGACCTCGCGGCCGGCCTCGACGCCCGCGGCGGCTGGAACGGCCGCGGCAAGCAGACCGCCAACGCGGCGTACGCGGGGGAGGTCACGGTCGATCCAGGCGGAGTCGCGGCAGTTGTGGACGTCCGCGTGCAGGTGCGCCCGTTCACCCGCAGCGGCCGCAACTGGGTCGGCGGTCAGTACAGCTGGCGCCGCGTCTCGGTGCCAGTGGCCCGTACGGCGTCGCGCGTCGTCGTCAGCGGAGCCCCGACCTTCATGCCGGACGACCGCGCCGCACTGCCGGACAACATGCCCGAGGCGGCCGCGCCGGACGACGACCTGACCGCGGCAACCCTGAAGGACGCCGAGGCGTTCTTCAGCGCGTACGCCGAATCGGACACCAAGGTGGCCGCGGTGACCGCGCCGGGCGTGACCATTCGCAGCCTCGGCGGAACGGTCAAGCTGGACCAGTTGAAGGACTGGCAGGTCTACACCGGAAACGACGACGAGCGAAAAGCCACCGCCGCCGTCACCTGGGACGGTACTGGGGACACCACCCTCGACCAGACCTACACGCTCACGCTGCGGCGCACGGTCGCCGTGAACGGAGCACAACGATGGCAAGTGGCTGCCGTCGGATGA
- a CDS encoding aldo/keto reductase — METRRLGRLEHRSSVLIYGAAALGGVDQDVADASIQLALDAGINHFDVAADYGDAELRLGPRMAEMRDRIFLATKTGRRTYDEAWAEINRSLERLQTDHVDLIQMHAVCDLENLDLVTGKGGSLEAAVRAKEEGLVRAIGITGHTAAAPSVHREGLRRFDFDSVLTPLNYRLSTDPQYADDYAALVEAVRASDAALMTIKMIARRNWQDGEEKTYDTWYRPFDEQRYISAATAWLLNGHPEITGLATAGETRLLQQMITAEKERADLTPEAAAAILEEVQDYSSPFISMPW; from the coding sequence ATGGAGACTCGGCGGCTCGGGCGGCTGGAACATCGCAGCTCGGTACTGATTTATGGCGCGGCGGCGCTCGGCGGGGTCGACCAGGACGTGGCGGACGCCTCGATCCAGTTGGCGCTCGATGCCGGCATCAACCACTTCGACGTGGCCGCCGACTACGGCGACGCGGAACTGCGGCTCGGGCCGCGGATGGCGGAGATGCGGGACCGGATCTTCCTGGCCACAAAGACCGGTCGGCGCACGTACGACGAGGCGTGGGCCGAGATCAACCGGTCGCTGGAGCGGCTGCAGACCGACCACGTCGACCTGATCCAGATGCACGCGGTCTGCGATCTGGAGAACCTCGACCTCGTCACCGGCAAGGGTGGCTCGCTGGAGGCGGCGGTCCGGGCCAAGGAGGAAGGCCTGGTGCGCGCGATCGGGATCACCGGGCACACCGCGGCGGCGCCGTCGGTGCATCGCGAGGGCCTTCGCCGGTTCGATTTCGACAGCGTGCTGACCCCGCTGAACTACCGGTTGTCGACCGATCCGCAGTACGCCGACGACTACGCGGCGTTGGTGGAGGCCGTCCGGGCATCGGACGCCGCCCTGATGACGATCAAGATGATCGCCCGGCGGAACTGGCAGGACGGCGAGGAGAAGACCTACGACACCTGGTACCGGCCGTTCGACGAACAGCGCTACATCTCGGCCGCCACGGCCTGGCTGCTGAACGGGCACCCGGAGATCACCGGCCTGGCAACCGCCGGCGAGACCCGGCTGCTCCAGCAGATGATCACCGCCGAGAAGGAGCGCGCCGACCTCACCCCGGAAGCAGCAGCCGCGATCCTGGAAGAAGTCCAGGACTACAGCTCCCCCTTCATCTCGATGCCCTGGTAG
- the trxA gene encoding thioredoxin: protein MATVELSQQNFDEVVGSDGLVLVDFWAEWCGPCKMFGPVFEKSSEKHEDITFGKVDTEAQVELAQAFQISSIPTLMAVRDGVVLYSQPGALPAAALEDLIGQLRAVDMDEVRAQIAAHEAEHGTEPHTH from the coding sequence GTGGCAACGGTCGAGCTGTCCCAGCAGAACTTCGACGAGGTCGTCGGTTCCGACGGGCTCGTCCTGGTGGATTTCTGGGCGGAGTGGTGTGGTCCGTGCAAGATGTTCGGACCGGTTTTCGAGAAGTCGTCCGAGAAGCACGAAGACATCACCTTCGGCAAGGTGGACACCGAGGCGCAGGTCGAGCTGGCCCAGGCGTTCCAGATCAGTTCCATCCCGACGTTGATGGCCGTGCGTGACGGCGTCGTGCTGTACTCCCAGCCGGGCGCGCTGCCGGCTGCCGCGCTGGAGGACCTGATCGGCCAGCTCCGCGCGGTCGACATGGACGAGGTCCGTGCCCAGATCGCGGCCCACGAGGCCGAGCACGGCACCGAGCCGCACACGCACTAA
- a CDS encoding NAD(P)/FAD-dependent oxidoreductase encodes MVAAGSSTHIVPDRVAIVGAGMVGLATAWFLQERGIEVTVLDRQGVAAGASWGNAGWLTPGLATPLPEPAVLKYGVRAVLSPSSPVYVPPTASPRLLSFLTRFARNSTAGRWKTAMESLVPINRQALGAFDLLAKAGVEAETYEAKSFLAAYRTEAERTVLLDEIEHIHAAGQGIEFEAITGDDAREIEPSLSDEIGAAIRLHGQRFINPGEYVQMLADSVVARGGRIVTDANVSDIVDEIRGVRIVTADGESEAYDAVVMATGAWLGDLARRFGVRTVVQAGRGYSFSVPMAHVPAGPVYFPAQRIACTPLGDRLRVAGMMEFRKADAALDPRRIDAIVEAARPLLRDADLDARTDEWVGPRPCTPDGLPLIGATASPRVFAAGGHGMWGITLGPITGQLLAETITTGTTPTELAPFNPLR; translated from the coding sequence ATGGTCGCTGCTGGTTCATCCACACACATCGTCCCCGACCGGGTCGCCATCGTCGGCGCCGGCATGGTCGGCCTCGCCACCGCCTGGTTCCTGCAGGAGCGTGGCATCGAGGTCACCGTGCTCGACCGCCAGGGCGTCGCCGCCGGGGCCTCCTGGGGCAATGCCGGCTGGCTCACTCCCGGCCTCGCCACCCCGCTGCCGGAACCGGCCGTCCTCAAGTACGGCGTCCGTGCGGTGCTGAGCCCCTCCTCGCCGGTCTACGTACCGCCGACTGCGAGCCCCCGACTGCTGTCGTTCCTGACGCGGTTCGCTCGCAACAGCACCGCCGGACGCTGGAAGACCGCGATGGAGTCGCTGGTCCCGATCAACCGCCAGGCGCTCGGCGCCTTCGACCTGCTCGCCAAGGCCGGCGTGGAGGCCGAGACCTACGAGGCGAAGTCCTTCCTCGCCGCGTATCGCACCGAGGCCGAGCGGACCGTGCTGCTGGACGAGATCGAGCACATCCACGCGGCCGGCCAGGGCATCGAGTTCGAGGCGATCACCGGCGACGACGCCCGGGAGATCGAGCCGTCGCTGTCCGACGAGATCGGCGCGGCCATCCGGCTGCACGGCCAGCGCTTCATCAACCCCGGCGAGTACGTCCAGATGCTGGCCGACTCGGTCGTCGCCCGGGGCGGCCGGATCGTCACCGACGCGAACGTCTCGGACATCGTCGACGAGATCCGCGGCGTCCGCATCGTCACCGCCGACGGCGAGAGCGAGGCGTACGACGCCGTCGTGATGGCGACCGGCGCTTGGCTCGGCGACCTGGCCCGCCGCTTCGGCGTACGGACCGTCGTCCAGGCGGGACGCGGGTACAGTTTCAGCGTCCCGATGGCGCACGTGCCGGCCGGCCCGGTGTACTTCCCGGCGCAGCGGATCGCCTGTACGCCGCTCGGCGACCGACTCCGCGTCGCCGGGATGATGGAGTTCCGCAAGGCCGACGCGGCGCTCGACCCGCGCCGGATCGACGCGATCGTCGAGGCCGCCCGCCCGCTACTCCGCGACGCCGACCTGGACGCCCGCACGGACGAGTGGGTCGGTCCGCGCCCCTGTACTCCGGACGGCCTGCCCCTGATCGGCGCCACTGCCTCGCCCCGCGTCTTCGCGGCCGGCGGTCACGGCATGTGGGGTATCACCCTCGGCCCGATCACCGGCCAACTCCTGGCCGAAACCATCACCACCGGCACCACGCCGACCGAACTGGCCCCCTTCAACCCCCTGCGCTGA
- a CDS encoding PucR family transcriptional regulator produces MITAPDLVVAVGPALFEVVVRGRGDDEVRDVFLADPQEAATGQPGDLVLGLGLRDSEEAVELLERCAAGNASGVVLRVALARDPLVVATAERWLITLIALQPSVTWAHVVWLLRGVIDRAAAPDSPVAGDAGVHQELFALADAAAAIVDAPVTIEDNQSRVLAYSSGQDLTDPTRVSTIVGRRVPAEVIAHFRARGIFRRLARSSEPFLVPNGPNGIRPRLVVPVRAGGEWLGSIWAVVDGPVSDEVTAELSNAASVLALHLLRLRAQADVARRSAIDRLRTVLRQFSPDTTVDVRLPPPPWRVVALGSPSGYDVPQQLDLWESTGRRHGWSEPQLADLDGTVLAVVTDADGPGSWRWLRRLTVDLAKDAPGTTAAAGGRARGPADLPSSRAEAIELLGLVRRGTAPGPALRVEQAWHLLTVHRAVTSLDTTKLDGPLATLLRHDIEHDTDFVDTLQAWLNYPGQPQQAAKQLHLHPNTLRHRMKRIGEIATLDLSDPRERLALQLQIAAVRTEH; encoded by the coding sequence ATGATCACTGCGCCTGACCTAGTCGTCGCCGTCGGTCCAGCCCTGTTCGAAGTCGTCGTCCGAGGGCGGGGGGACGACGAGGTTCGTGATGTGTTCCTCGCCGACCCGCAGGAGGCGGCGACCGGTCAGCCCGGCGACCTGGTGCTCGGCCTCGGCCTGCGGGATTCGGAGGAGGCTGTCGAGCTCCTGGAGCGCTGTGCCGCCGGCAACGCGTCAGGAGTCGTACTACGGGTTGCCCTCGCCAGGGATCCCCTCGTAGTCGCGACTGCCGAGCGGTGGCTCATCACGCTCATCGCACTCCAGCCGAGCGTCACCTGGGCCCACGTGGTCTGGCTGCTCCGCGGCGTCATCGACCGAGCGGCAGCGCCCGACTCCCCCGTCGCCGGAGACGCCGGAGTACACCAGGAGCTCTTCGCTCTCGCAGACGCCGCCGCGGCGATCGTGGACGCCCCGGTGACCATCGAGGACAACCAGAGCCGCGTACTGGCGTACTCCTCCGGCCAGGACCTCACCGACCCGACCCGCGTCTCCACCATCGTCGGCCGCCGGGTCCCCGCGGAGGTTATCGCGCACTTCCGGGCCCGCGGGATCTTCCGCCGCCTGGCGAGGTCGAGCGAGCCGTTCCTGGTCCCGAACGGGCCCAACGGCATCCGCCCGCGCCTTGTCGTACCGGTCCGCGCCGGGGGCGAGTGGCTCGGGTCCATCTGGGCTGTGGTCGACGGGCCGGTCAGCGACGAGGTGACCGCCGAACTGAGCAACGCGGCGTCTGTCCTCGCCTTGCATCTCCTGCGGCTCCGGGCTCAGGCAGACGTCGCCAGACGCAGCGCGATCGACCGTCTGCGCACGGTCCTCAGACAGTTCTCACCGGACACCACTGTCGACGTGCGTCTCCCACCGCCACCATGGCGGGTCGTAGCACTCGGCTCCCCCAGCGGATACGACGTACCGCAGCAGCTGGACCTCTGGGAGTCGACGGGACGCCGTCATGGGTGGAGTGAGCCACAGCTGGCCGACCTCGACGGCACGGTCCTGGCGGTCGTCACAGACGCGGACGGCCCCGGCTCGTGGCGCTGGTTGCGCCGACTCACGGTCGACCTGGCCAAGGACGCCCCTGGTACTACGGCGGCCGCAGGCGGCCGCGCACGTGGGCCTGCAGACCTCCCGAGCTCCAGGGCGGAGGCAATCGAGCTACTGGGCCTCGTACGCCGGGGAACCGCGCCAGGCCCGGCCCTCCGTGTCGAGCAGGCCTGGCACCTACTGACGGTGCACCGGGCCGTCACCTCGCTGGACACCACCAAGCTGGACGGCCCGCTGGCGACCCTCCTGAGGCACGACATCGAGCACGACACCGACTTCGTCGACACGTTGCAGGCGTGGCTGAACTACCCCGGTCAACCGCAGCAAGCCGCCAAGCAGCTCCATCTGCACCCGAACACCTTGCGGCACCGGATGAAACGGATCGGCGAGATCGCCACGCTCGATCTGTCCGATCCGCGCGAACGGCTCGCCCTCCAGCTCCAGATCGCCGCCGTCCGGACCGAGCACTGA
- a CDS encoding NAD(P)/FAD-dependent oxidoreductase, whose translation MIDLLVAGAGPAGAATAIRAALAGLSVVVVEPRRGPIDKACGEGVAHSAVEYLQRLGVRLEGRPYAGIRYLDSSHCVDARFRAGPGLGVRRTVLQAALLDRLAALEVPVITGRVDAISQNGSSVTAAGLTARYLAAADGLHSPIRRQLGLGLDRSGQVRRGLRRHFSTAPWTELVEVYWSPLGEAYVTPVADDLVGVAVLTSARGSFDSHLEAFPALKRRLEGASPASEVMGAGPLRQRVRRRVAGRVLLVGDAAGYVDALTGEGIAVALRTSAELVRCVSKDLPENYEAAWRRVSREARFLTASLLWTRNRSLLAPRIVPAAAALPGVYGAIVNRLA comes from the coding sequence GTGATCGACCTTCTCGTCGCCGGGGCCGGTCCGGCCGGCGCGGCCACCGCGATCCGGGCCGCGCTCGCGGGGCTCTCGGTCGTCGTGGTCGAGCCGCGCCGAGGTCCGATCGACAAGGCTTGTGGCGAAGGGGTGGCGCACAGCGCGGTCGAGTATCTGCAGCGGCTCGGCGTTCGTCTGGAAGGCCGGCCCTACGCCGGGATCCGGTATCTGGATTCCTCGCATTGTGTCGACGCCCGCTTCCGGGCCGGCCCGGGGCTCGGCGTACGGCGTACTGTGCTGCAGGCCGCTCTGCTGGATCGCCTTGCTGCGCTCGAGGTTCCGGTCATCACCGGCCGGGTCGACGCGATCAGTCAGAACGGGTCGTCGGTGACAGCGGCCGGATTGACCGCTCGGTACCTGGCGGCCGCCGATGGTTTGCATTCACCGATCCGGCGGCAACTCGGGTTGGGGCTCGACAGGTCGGGCCAGGTACGGCGCGGATTGCGGCGGCATTTCTCGACCGCGCCGTGGACCGAGCTTGTCGAGGTCTATTGGTCACCGCTCGGCGAGGCTTATGTGACCCCGGTGGCCGACGACCTCGTCGGTGTCGCTGTGTTGACTTCGGCCCGCGGTTCTTTCGATTCCCATCTCGAGGCGTTTCCGGCTTTGAAGCGTCGGCTGGAAGGTGCTTCGCCGGCTTCCGAGGTGATGGGTGCGGGGCCGTTGCGTCAGCGGGTACGTCGGCGCGTCGCGGGGCGGGTGCTGCTGGTCGGGGACGCGGCCGGCTATGTCGATGCGCTGACCGGTGAAGGAATCGCGGTGGCGTTGCGTACCTCTGCCGAACTCGTGCGTTGTGTTTCGAAAGACCTCCCGGAGAACTATGAAGCAGCCTGGCGGCGGGTGTCCCGGGAGGCTCGGTTCCTCACCGCATCGTTGCTCTGGACCCGCAACAGATCGTTGCTCGCTCCACGTATCGTGCCGGCCGCGGCGGCCCTGCCAGGCGTCTACGGCGCGATCGTCAACCGGCTGGCCTAG
- a CDS encoding isoprenylcysteine carboxyl methyltransferase family protein: protein MSTSLWLYVVLIVLVGLERVAELVVSLRNARWSFERGGVETGKSHYPFMVVLHTGFLAGCLVEAIVADRPFIPALGWTMLAVVLLAQGLRWWCITVLGHQWNTRVIVVPGLSLVAAGPYRWIRHPNYVAVVAEGIALPLVHTAWITATLFLVLNIPLLTVRIRAEEAALDGALTK from the coding sequence ATGTCAACGTCGTTGTGGCTGTACGTCGTACTGATCGTGCTGGTCGGCCTGGAACGCGTGGCGGAGTTGGTGGTGTCGCTGCGCAATGCCCGGTGGAGCTTCGAGCGGGGCGGGGTGGAAACCGGCAAGAGCCACTACCCGTTCATGGTTGTGCTGCACACCGGGTTCCTGGCGGGCTGTCTGGTCGAGGCGATCGTGGCGGACCGGCCCTTCATTCCGGCCCTGGGGTGGACGATGCTGGCCGTGGTGCTGCTGGCGCAGGGGTTGCGGTGGTGGTGCATCACGGTGCTCGGGCATCAGTGGAACACCCGCGTGATCGTCGTACCGGGGTTGTCGTTGGTTGCCGCTGGCCCCTATCGGTGGATCCGGCATCCGAACTACGTCGCGGTGGTGGCGGAGGGGATCGCGCTGCCGTTGGTGCACACCGCCTGGATCACGGCGACGCTGTTCCTGGTGCTGAACATCCCGCTGCTGACCGTCCGGATCCGCGCCGAAGAGGCCGCGTTGGACGGTGCGCTGACGAAGTGA
- a CDS encoding type III polyketide synthase: MTRIAAAQAAFPPNRYEQHELTEAFADICLPDGKGHALLRRLHQNAGVSHRHLALPLEQYAVLKDFGAANDAWISVAVDLGAAAVSEALAAAGLSVSDVDVLMFTTVTGVAAPSIDARVAMRLGMREDVKRLPLFGLGCVGGAAGIARLHDYLLAWPTHVAVLLSVELCSLTLQRDDSSLPNLVGGALFGDGAAAVVLTGSDHPAAAGPSVVASRSRLYPDSERVMGWDVGSGGFRIVLGADVPEVVRKYLGGDVVTFLGDHGLTVPEIGTWVSHPGGPKVLEAVSETLGLRPGALDVTWRSLDAVGNLSSSSVLHVLGDTLRLDPSGMGVLLAMGPGFCSELVLLEW; this comes from the coding sequence ATGACGCGGATCGCCGCGGCACAGGCCGCGTTCCCGCCCAACCGGTACGAACAACACGAACTCACCGAGGCCTTCGCCGACATCTGCCTGCCCGACGGCAAGGGGCACGCCCTGTTGCGCCGGTTGCATCAGAACGCCGGTGTCTCCCATCGGCACCTGGCGTTGCCACTGGAGCAGTACGCCGTACTGAAGGACTTCGGTGCGGCCAACGACGCCTGGATCTCGGTGGCGGTCGACCTCGGCGCGGCGGCCGTTTCCGAGGCACTGGCAGCGGCCGGGCTGTCAGTGTCGGACGTCGATGTCCTCATGTTCACCACGGTCACCGGGGTGGCCGCGCCCTCGATCGACGCGCGGGTCGCGATGCGGCTCGGGATGCGGGAGGACGTCAAGCGGCTGCCGTTGTTCGGCCTCGGATGTGTCGGGGGAGCGGCGGGGATCGCGCGGCTGCACGACTACCTGCTCGCCTGGCCGACGCACGTCGCAGTACTGCTGTCGGTGGAGTTGTGTTCGCTGACCTTGCAGCGGGACGACTCGTCACTGCCGAACCTTGTCGGTGGCGCTTTGTTCGGGGACGGCGCGGCCGCGGTGGTGCTGACCGGTTCGGACCACCCGGCTGCTGCCGGGCCTTCGGTGGTGGCGAGCCGGAGCCGGTTGTATCCGGACTCCGAGCGGGTGATGGGCTGGGACGTCGGATCGGGCGGGTTCCGGATCGTGCTCGGTGCGGACGTACCGGAGGTGGTTCGCAAGTACCTCGGCGGGGACGTCGTGACATTCCTCGGCGACCACGGGCTGACGGTGCCGGAGATCGGGACCTGGGTGTCTCATCCCGGCGGGCCGAAGGTTCTGGAGGCGGTCTCGGAGACGCTCGGGTTGCGGCCCGGCGCGCTCGACGTGACCTGGAGATCGCTGGACGCGGTTGGCAACTTGTCGTCATCGTCGGTCCTGCACGTGCTCGGTGACACCCTGCGGCTGGATCCTTCGGGTATGGGCGTCCTGCTGGCGATGGGCCCCGGTTTCTGTTCCGAGCTCGTCCTGCTGGAGTGGTGA
- a CDS encoding UbiA family prenyltransferase → MSSLARTLKGLGMASHPGPTVAVTTLITVVAWSAGRNAAGCFLVAAAILTGHLSIGWSNDAIDATRDTSVARNDKPIVLGLVSRRTVGIGAVVTAIACVPLSLASGLLAGLVHLVAVAAAWAYNLKLKSTRISWFPYAVAFGLLPSFVTLGTADTWAPWWATAAGALLGVGAHLANVVPDLADDLATGVRGWPQRLGEAARVLAPLPLAVATALLVIAPDGPIGAIGWITLAVNAGLLVAIVAWKNAPFLVTLAVAAVAIVTLVVRGDALTS, encoded by the coding sequence ATGAGCAGCCTCGCGCGCACCCTCAAGGGTCTGGGGATGGCATCCCATCCGGGTCCGACCGTTGCCGTCACCACCTTGATCACGGTGGTCGCCTGGTCGGCCGGCCGCAACGCCGCCGGCTGCTTCCTAGTCGCCGCAGCAATCCTCACCGGCCACCTCTCGATCGGCTGGAGCAATGACGCGATTGACGCAACCCGCGACACCAGTGTGGCCCGGAATGACAAACCGATCGTGCTCGGACTGGTGAGTCGCCGGACGGTCGGCATCGGCGCAGTCGTGACGGCGATCGCCTGCGTGCCGCTGTCGCTGGCCAGCGGACTGCTCGCGGGCCTGGTCCATCTCGTCGCCGTGGCAGCCGCCTGGGCATACAACCTGAAGCTGAAGTCCACCCGAATCTCCTGGTTCCCGTACGCCGTCGCGTTCGGCCTGCTGCCGTCTTTCGTGACCCTCGGCACCGCGGATACCTGGGCGCCGTGGTGGGCCACCGCCGCCGGCGCGCTCCTGGGTGTCGGTGCCCATCTGGCAAACGTCGTACCGGATCTCGCGGACGACCTCGCCACGGGTGTGCGAGGGTGGCCGCAGCGGCTCGGCGAAGCCGCCCGGGTGCTGGCGCCGCTGCCTCTCGCGGTCGCCACAGCGCTGCTGGTGATCGCGCCGGACGGCCCGATCGGGGCGATCGGCTGGATCACCCTGGCTGTCAACGCCGGGCTGCTGGTCGCGATCGTCGCGTGGAAGAACGCGCCTTTTCTGGTCACCCTGGCGGTGGCAGCCGTCGCGATCGTCACCCTCGTCGTCCGGGGCGACGCGCTGACCAGCTAG
- a CDS encoding LysR substrate-binding domain-containing protein — translation MAYDPDQLRTFLAVAQSLSFTQAAERLGIRQPTVSQHVRKLELAVGRPLFVRDTRTVTLTADGEAMAGFARTILAAHEEAVGYFTGSELRGRLRFGVTDDLALTPLPRILRDFRQLYPRIDLELTVAQSPNLLRRVESGHLDLAYVKHTAGAGSELNGRLVRRDPLVWAGISGTRIAPDGPVPLVAYQAPSLSRSLGVQTLEQAGRSCRITCIVRGVNGVLAAVRAGLGIAIFARSLMPVDLVEPPPSAGLPELPAIDLVLITNPRAAKEPAEALTAAILGSNAPLKPQAG, via the coding sequence GTGGCCTACGATCCGGACCAGTTGCGTACGTTCCTCGCGGTCGCCCAGTCGCTGAGTTTCACCCAGGCGGCCGAGCGGCTGGGGATCCGCCAGCCGACCGTCAGCCAGCACGTCCGCAAGCTGGAGCTCGCGGTCGGGCGCCCGCTGTTCGTGCGCGACACCCGGACGGTGACGCTGACCGCCGACGGCGAGGCGATGGCCGGGTTCGCCCGGACGATCCTGGCCGCGCACGAGGAAGCCGTCGGGTACTTCACCGGGTCGGAGTTGCGCGGCCGGCTGCGGTTCGGGGTGACCGACGACCTGGCGCTGACCCCGCTGCCGCGGATCCTGCGCGACTTCCGCCAGCTGTATCCGCGGATCGACCTCGAACTGACCGTTGCCCAGAGCCCGAATCTGCTCCGCCGGGTCGAGTCCGGGCACCTGGACCTGGCCTACGTGAAGCACACGGCGGGCGCGGGCTCCGAACTGAACGGCCGGCTGGTCCGCCGCGACCCGCTGGTGTGGGCGGGCATCTCGGGCACCCGGATCGCGCCCGACGGACCGGTCCCGCTGGTGGCCTACCAGGCGCCCAGCCTCAGCCGGTCCCTCGGCGTACAGACTCTCGAGCAGGCCGGGCGGTCGTGCCGGATCACCTGCATCGTGCGCGGCGTCAACGGCGTACTGGCGGCGGTTCGCGCCGGGCTCGGGATCGCGATCTTCGCGCGCAGCCTGATGCCGGTCGACCTGGTCGAGCCACCACCGAGCGCGGGCCTGCCGGAGTTGCCGGCGATCGACCTGGTGCTGATCACGAACCCTCGGGCGGCCAAGGAGCCGGCCGAGGCGCTGACGGCCGCCATCCTCGGCAGCAACGCGCCACTGAAACCGCAGGCCGGCTAG